The DNA window acttttttaaaacttcttattTGGTTGTTTATAGCAAGCTCGGTGTCCCTATCAAGACTACGATTTCTGCTAATGTTCTTGAAGAAGCTCTTAATGGAACTGTCACAGTCAGACCCCTCCCTGTCGGTACATCAGTTAGTGGGAAGGTACTTGTTACGTTTATGACTGATATAAGTTATAATTATTccgtttcttttttgttgatgtATTTGATCTTAATTGCAGGTGGAAAAGCAATGTGCCCACTTCTTTGGTGTAACCATAAATGAGCAACAAGCTGAGGCAGGGATTGTTGTGAGAGTAACTTCAACAACACAAAGCAAATTTAAGGTTGTTTGAGTTCCAAGTGCGGTGAATATGAGGAGTGTTTTGGCCCCACACCCCACCACTTTATATCTCCTTCCACTACTTTTCTTTTATGCTAATATAACAGCTTTGTGTTGCATTTCTGATTTACAGTTGCTTTATTTTGAACAAGATGCCAATGGTGGCTATGGTTTGGCCTTACAGGTGCTATTCCTTTCTCACACTCCTTTATGCTTATAGCTTATTCTTTCTTAAAGGAAAAACTTTCTTTGAAGTTGTGGACTGGAAAATCATGGATGAAAGCTTAATAacttttgtgttgtttttagcTTATTGCTATATTTTCTCCATAAAGTATGCATGGAACAAAGTTCTGTACCTTTATTGATGTTGTGGCAACATTTTGTATGCTTATTGCCATATCCTTATTGGCTTGCAACTTTGGATGACAGTGTTGCATATTCTTATGATTAGGGCTCGTTGTTATGACTGTTTTTCCAATCAGTTTCTACCAATTAAGCCATCCATGTTCTTCTGTATCACTACAATCTGAATCCCACATTCCAACCACTTAAAAGGCACCCTTTTAGGTTTTGAATCTTAATATATGCAAtcgtaataatataatattgtagTTTCAGGCAGCAAATGTTAATATTCCAATCCTTTTTCACCATTACATACACCAAAATGGATTATACATTGTCATACCAACAAACAGTAAAGAATTTATCAAGTTAGACAGAGCGAGAGGTTGTACCAACCGCAGGATTGTTCTCTGTTATATAGATCTTCTGGGTTACTTATATGTGGTGTTGCTGACCTGTAATGGGGGATCAATGTGGAGGCTGACCCAAAAGAGGATGTGATGGCTCATTAAATGGTAGTACTATGTGGATGATAAAGGCATTGACGCGTGCCAATGGCAGTCTCTTAGATGGGAAGATATTGTGGTTTGAACATCTGGAGATGAGCTCCTTCTATCAGATGACTTGGGCCTGTCTTTGTAGTTGTTTCAATATTCTTTCTTTTGAAGTGGTACATTTTTAAACATTTGTTGTATTTTGCTGCTGATTGAGCCTTGATATCTAGGATGAAATTCTTTATATTGGGAGTTTTGAACTggggattaattaattaaaggagtTGACTAGTAAGAAAGATGGCAATATTCTTCCCAAAAAGGTTGGTTTGCACTGGAAGAATTTGACTTCAACTACCATCTGTAGTTGTTAACTTTCTTTTAGGTTCTGATAGTGTAgcaaatatcatttaaaagcTGTTTAAAGGTTCTTTGAATGGTTTTGGCCTTTATTAAGGATTGTAGTGATCTTCCAGAAAGTTTGGTGTAGCATTCTGATAGTGATGAATGGTACATgctaatttgattatttttttgggagCAAGCTTAATGATTGTGGGCATGTGAGTTCCCCAAGCTGCATTGCAATTAATCCATAGAGAGAGAACATATAAGAGTTGCTACTCAGGTGCCAAACTTCCTAAATCTTTACTGTTTTCTGTCTCTACTTTGACTGTCTCTTTTGCACAATCTCAGGTTTTCAAAGGACTCAGGACTGCCTGTTATAAGTTGAACTGATCTTGGTTGAGCCAAACCACATTAACCTTTTTACTTTTACATTCGCTTACCTGCTATATAGTGCCTACCATTTTATCTTGCATTTGGACGTGTGTGTAATTTAATGaggaaaaactaaatatttcttgtttttcttaataaagTTACGAGGAGCATATTCTCTCAAACATCAGAGTTTGATCACTTGATTGTAGTTGCTTCACTTATGGATTTATTCTAGTTGTTCAAAAGCAAATATATTGACTATTCATTTCAGATTTCCCTGGAAGTTCAATTTGATGTCCATGATTACTGTGAAATCAAGTGATCTCTCATCCTAGCATCTGAAAACTTATGTTAGGTTTATGAAATTTCCCTTTCTTATGATGTTATGTACCCTGGATAATGTTTCTGATCATCCTATTTTATTTGCTCGACCACTTAGCCATGTATTTAAATTGCCCGCATGTGCTGTTTAGATGCATTTGCTTAAATCACCAGTCACTATCTGGTGGTGTTATAATCAGCACCTTGATTGCGGATTCACAAAACTAATTATATTACTATCTATATACAGGAAGATAGTGAGAAATCTGGCAAGGTGACCTCATGCATTTGCTTAAATCACCAGTCACTATCTGGTGGTGTTATAATCAACACCTTGATTGCGGATTCACAAAACTAATTATATTACTATCTATATACAGGAAGATAGTGAGAAATCTGGCAAGGTGACCTCTGCAGGGATGTATTTCTTACATTTTCAAGTTTACAGAATGGATTCAACTGTGAATGCGGTATGGGGTCCCATCCTGTCACTTGATTTTTCCCTGTCTTCTTACTTTGGTGGATGTTATCTGCGTTTTTCCTCGTGTGGCTGTAGTAATCTTTTTCTACACCACGGTGGTGCAGTTAGCAATAGCCAAGGATCCTGATGCTGCTTTCTTTAAAAGGTTGGAAGGTCTTCAACCTTGTGAAGTTTCTGAACTGAAAGCTGGGACTCATATATTCGCAGTTTATGGTTCGAACTATTTTCTGTGTCTTAGAGCATGGTTTAGTTGTCTTACAGAATTTTTATCTGTCTGACGTTTACTGAATTCTTTCAGGAGATAATTTTTTCAAGACTGCTACCTACACAATTGAGGCACTTTGTGCAAAGACTTACGAGGATACCACAGAGAAGCTCAAGGATATTGAGGCCCAAATtcttagaaaaagaaatgagctACGCCAATTTGAAACAGAGTACAGAAAGGTAGAATCCGCTTTATTGATGTGACTTGCATGGGTATAGGTTGGTGCCCATTTGTCCTTGAAACTCACTTGTGATGTTCTGTAGGCTTTGGCTCGTTTCCAAGAAGTAACCAACAGATACAGCCAGGAAAAGCAATCGGTAAGTTTCAAAAACTTGGTGTCTCCTGTTAGATGTTCTTATTCTACATGTGTGCAATTTTTCCAAACTAAATTAGTAGCATACAAAAGCATATACACATGCTATTGTAAATTTCCTTGAATTGTTTTCTGGAGCTGAGTTCATTGCAAGAGGAGAAGAAGGTCATCTCGATGCTTGGTCATAATGACAACATTTACCTTGTATCTTCTCTTTTTGTCTCATCAGCAAAGGAAAGtaatatgatagaaaaaaaaaaggtgaaaatgaatttttacgAGGAAAATCAAGGATGTAGATTCGTATTCTACAACCATTTGCCACCTGAAAATGCTGGAAAGCTCTGTTTAAGATTGTTTTCCCATCCAACTTAGTATTTGATATCTTTTTCCCGTTATCATGGTGGAATCATAGCTGCCATAGCTTACTCTGGTTCCATATCTTCTGGTCGCACTGTACGTTGGAGGTCCaggttcattatttttttttagctccaCCTAATCATTTTGGTTGCTGCAGGTTGATGAGCTGCTGAAACAGCGGGATAGTATACATGCTTCATTCACTGTAACTAAGATGGTGAGCTACTTAAGTAATGGAAGTACAAGCAAAGTTATCGGTGACGATTCAAAAGCTGAGAGTCCAGTGGAAGATGGAGGCTCTGATGGGAAGGATAAATCCTCCAAAAAGAAATGGTTCAACTTGAACCTTAAAGGGTCTGAGAAAAAGTAGAcgtattttgatgattttgtatTGCTTCGAGGGATTTGACTGGATATCCTTCATTTGGTTAAGTACTTGGGCCGCCCACTTAGCATGCATAGACTTGTCTTgtattatttgtttgattttttattttctcctttagGGTTTTACCGAGGTGGCCTTCTCCGAGATGGTTCTGCAAGTGTCAAAGTCTGAATGTATCTGTATGTAAAATCTTAgttcatattttcataaaactaCACCCGTCTTCCTAGTTCAAGTAGAACCTGAACATTGGTTGTAATGCGTACAAGTGGAATAAaacattcttttgtttcttctttatttttttcctctctcgtTGTGGCTGTGATGATGGCGGCTTTTCTTAATGTATCTAAACAGAAATGAGTAGTATTATTGTATTCAGATTTTGCATATTTATTAAACAACTTGACTTTTTCTTAGAAGAGATTGTTAAATCAATCTGATGGCCAGTGACTAGATGCTCAACTACCTCAATCATCTTCTGACTTCcaagtaaatatattatatatttcctCGAATTACAACTATCTGAAGGCGTTTCCGACaactttgaatttaaaatatttgttcatGTTGGCCAggttttattttcatctctaaTACAAACAAACACGGGGTTGAGATTTTGAAACATTTGTGAAGACAGACACATCCTTAGAAGTCCAGAAAAAAATTGTGTGATATATCTATGTCCAAACAGTACTGAATGTCATCTTTCGCGTGCAAAGCAACATGCAATCAGATAGATAGATGAAATTCCGTTGCCAATACTATTGGATGGAGTCTCTTTTAGAGTAAAAAAGACCTCCGGTTGCCGACACAAGAAATAGCTTTACTTGTACATAAACGATGAACTTTTCCCAACAAGATTTTAGTTGGGAAAAGGCTTTTCTGGCAGAAGGGATTTTAATTTCACCAACTAAAATCGGATTTAAATTGTCCATTTTGATCAGTAAGGAGAATTCCAAAATCAGTTTCATTGACTGGAAAGATGGCGGCATGAGATTTATTGAGGTTGCCACACTGTATGCGTCTTCAAACAGCATTCCTATCATTATGATTTAGGGTTCTTATTAAGGGACcttaagagaaattaaattaaacaaataacttTCGATGATGAGTTGGAGTGACAGAACAGGAAACAGTAACATCTTAGGTTATCTGTTTAAGAAAACATGTGAGGATGGCTTTTTAATGTGCTCAACATGAACTCCCTTTCTTTTAATCAAACTTCTTGTCTGGGCCTttcttgaattaaaaacaattgcAGTTGTGGTTAGATCCTTGTATCTACTTGGatttttccaacaaacaaattCCTCGAGTGTTCCAGGATTCATTGTTTATACGTGCACAAGGgtcttgataattaattaatcgatAATCACATGAGGCAGTTATGGACTGCCTGAAACCCATAATATTCCAGCTTTTAATTTCTCTGATGAGCCCTTATTCAGAGGCCAAGTCCCACATGCACGCTAGGGAACAGAAATTCTATGATTCCAATATCTATCAAGATATACGTACAGGGGTTGCTCAAATACAACATAATACTCcaaatctttataaatttaaagttaagaaaaaaatccagattttttgttaaatacaaTATATATCTTTTCATCTAACAAATTGGaaagctatttttttagttttcaaaatctACACTGAATTTtagaaacatattttaaaaattctttacaATTTCCATTAATGTTTTCGAAAGAAAAatgcaaacaatattttttttctttatatagaaTCACttttaagaaatcaaaaaaatcaaaaatattttttcttcttacatttttcatatttagttagcattataaatttattcttttttatgaatCCACTATTATAGAGGGTTTTATTTCTTTGAGTTAACAATATAACTTTTtcataatcattttttaatttaaataaaataaatttaatttaatttttaaattatcacgcatataaaatattaaaataattattataaattatgatttatatttttatgaaaataactaTAATCTTGATGTACATCTTAGTTTTTTATGAACGAATATATCTTCATAAATCTTTTAAGTAATATacgaataaaattataattagagagCAAACACTATCCAGCTTTGTAAGTTAAAGGCTGTCCTCAATTATACATGTAGCATAAATCTTTAAGTAATATAtacgaataaaaaaatcatagccTGCAACTCTATTCCTTCTATAACAAAGACAAACAAGACAGGTGGGTTAAACAACGATCTCACATTAAGATAATATAGCACCCTGATTAACCTAAGATAAGGGAATCTTTGCTATACAGCAAATTTTAAGGTGGTCGGTATAATTTGTCAGAACTTTTAACCTAGAAAGCAAGATAAATGCTTCCTCTAGGCGAGGCAGCTCGAGGCAGCATCAGCAAGGTATTCTATTACACAAATGTAATGTGGCCAGTCCTGTTGAAAATTACGAATAGACTAATAGCTATAGGAAACACAAGTGGcaaaaattttgatatataagaAGGCATAAGCTAAAAACTAATTTGGaacattgaataatttttagCAAGTATTTTAATAACATCAGTTGGGCGAACCAGTATAAAATTTGCTATATTATAAGTTGCTATGTCATAAGCTAAAAACTAATTTGgaacattaaataatttttagcaaGTATTTTAATAACATCAGTTGGGCGAACCTGTATAAAATTTGGTATATTATAAGTTGCTATGTCATGTGCAGATGTTTCCCAACTGTGTAACTTTGGGCTAGATGTTATGTGTGTCTAGTACTGTAGTGTCTTGCTTTATTAGAAACCGAAGCACATATATTTTGTCTCATTGATTGACCAAGGTCTTCTACTTCCAAACTTATTTCACGGGCttctatttcattaaaaaaagaacaagaaaaaagaaaaaccacacTCGGAAGCTTGATGGGATTCATACTGgcaatgattttatatatatatatatatagaaatgggAGACATTCTAGACGGTAATCGAAGTTTTAAATGCTTCCATATCATGTTAACAGCATGATTGATTTGTTTAACTGGGTTTTAGAAAGACtcgggagaaaaaaaaaagtgtcacCTCACATGACTTAAAGCTAACTCCACCCAACCCTACTCCTACTTTCTTACACATTTTTTAATGAAGGAGCTGGTAGTGTCACTTTGAATACATGGAAGGATTCTTTGAGTCACACCCACAATGTTtgggattgttttttaaaaagaagtttAATGCCTTGGAACATATCCATGAAAGGGATTTCCAACTTGAAAACTAAGTCACTTTGGGGcaatctttttatctttttggatcattcaaaagtaaatgttgcagaagagaagaaagatgaGATTATATAAAGTTAATGGATTTCTAACGTGATAGGATCATGTCTCAAATAATCTTTcgttaaataatgttttttatagagGAGGCTCGATCATTGGTTGATTTTCTTTGATAAGCACAACTTTGGCGGGCCATCTACGCGATTCGGGTGATCTTACATGATAATATCGGCATCCCTTCAATCAACCAACAAAGTAAGCATGATTAAGGCCCCAAAgtgtttttataatatcaacAAAGTGTTTTTATAAGATCGGGATCCCTTCAATCAACCATTAACAAAGGAGGAGGAAAAAGGAAACCTTCGTAGAGAGGACAGTTGTTAGCGAGGGAAGAAGATGGTGAAAGTATGATTGGACAATTCTTTCACCACCCTACCCCCTCTAGCTAAGCTGCTTAAAACTCTTTCCAACGCCACAAATTTGCACATGCGGTCCCATTGTACCCCATTGAGGGGTGGGTCCTAGTGTAGTTTCATCAAAGCAGGGAGAGGCCCCTTAGCTTTACCCTCCTCACATGTGTCACCCTCCATTAGTGGAGAAACCCTTGCGCCTCTGCCAACCCACCATCTTGACAAATTCATCCCATAGAACTCCTTCCTTAACCATGGCGGCCTCTACTACCCTTCTCCTGCCTGTCATTCATGCTTTTATTCATAGGCCTGGTTATTCTTTTGTAAGGTTTGTCATACTTTGATTTAGTTATCGGTGCTACAATGACAAGGAGGTTTCGGCTGTCACGGTTTTGCTAGCCCCCCCAAAGCACACAGCAGGGAAACCCTCAAGTCTGccccattttttttatccttctgaTTATTAATCTCTTATCGAGGAAGGGCAGTTCATTTATCAAAGGATAAATTATAACTTCATAATCTAACAAAAtcatttaatcagtttttttttttttttcaagttattggttattaatatgatagataattactaaaaatttatatcttcGTTAATTTCGGGATCTATAGAACTAGTCGAGATACGCACAGACTAACCCGGacaatcatattaataataaaaaggaaaaactgtaTATTTGATCCCTGTATTTTAAAacctatttaaaataaaactactgAATCGATGATGAACACAAGTGACTCCcttgtgattgtttttataatgcAAGGACTAATTAGTTAATTTCGAGAAACACAAGCGACTCCCTTATAATGAACTCCTTACAAGTGAACAAAGAAGTTAATTACCCGGCACAAGTACTGTTCCCGACAAGCATATATCTGTGCGAACTCTTTAACCTTTAGGAGTATGACTTCTCGTATCAGTTGAGGAGGTGGTCACTTGAGTGCCTTTTATTTTCGAGTGGGAAGTACTCCTTGAGCCCCCCTGGTGGGGGGGACAGTGGCCCCGCCCCTGCCATTGTTTTTTTCCTAACCTTCCCAGGAAGGAGAAAGACCTAAAGAAAAAGATCATTGGATCCAACGTACTAAAGCGAGAGGGGTGGTTAGGTTTAGGAGAGCTTTTTGTCTACTCTAATGGAGATCCCAATGAGCTCACTTCTGAATCCATGGAGGTTGAAATTATAATGCAAGCCCTCTTACTGTCCAATTTTTTAACCCCATTTTGGGGACTTCATTTAAACCTAACGGGGCCCACATAAAACTATACACCAACGGGTCATCACAACAATCCCATCAGATCCCTGATCGTCTTGTGCATCCGAGTAGACAAggggggcaaaaaaaaaaaaacactttggttaaattca is part of the Populus alba chromosome 10, ASM523922v2, whole genome shotgun sequence genome and encodes:
- the LOC118048073 gene encoding chaperone protein dnaJ 15 isoform X2, coding for MGSKKTDITSAPPALRRDPYEVLSVSRDSTDQEIKTAYRKLALKYHPDKNASNPEASELFKEVAYSYSILSDPEKRRQYDSLGFEALDVESMDMEIDLSNLGTVNTVFAALFSKLGVPIKTTISANVLEEALNGTVTVRPLPVGTSVSGKVEKQCAHFFGVTINEQQAEAGIVVRVTSTTQSKFKLLYFEQDANGGYGLALQEDSEKSGKVTSAGMYFLHFQVYRMDSTVNALAIAKDPDAAFFKRLEGLQPCEVSELKAGTHIFAVYGDNFFKTATYTIEALCAKTYEDTTEKLKDIEAQILRKRNELRQFETEYRKALARFQEVTNRYSQEKQSVDELLKQRDSIHASFTVTKMVSYLSNGSTSKVIGDDSKAESPVEDGGSDGKDKSSKKKWFNLNLKGSEKK
- the LOC118048073 gene encoding chaperone protein dnaJ 15 isoform X1 yields the protein MGSKKTDITSAPPALRRDPYEVLSVSRDSTDQEIKTAYRKLALKYHPDKNASNPEASELFKEVAYSYSILSDPEKRRQYDSLGFEALDVESMDMEIDLSNLGTVNTVFAALFSKLGVPIKTTISANVLEEALNGTVTVRPLPVGTSVSGKVEKQCAHFFGVTINEQQAEAGIVVRVTSTTQSKFKLLYFEQDANGGYGLALQEDSEKSGKEDSEKSGKVTSAGMYFLHFQVYRMDSTVNALAIAKDPDAAFFKRLEGLQPCEVSELKAGTHIFAVYGDNFFKTATYTIEALCAKTYEDTTEKLKDIEAQILRKRNELRQFETEYRKALARFQEVTNRYSQEKQSVDELLKQRDSIHASFTVTKMVSYLSNGSTSKVIGDDSKAESPVEDGGSDGKDKSSKKKWFNLNLKGSEKK